The following are from one region of the Mycetohabitans rhizoxinica HKI 454 genome:
- a CDS encoding BPSS1780 family membrane protein, with product MRLIEAPTKSGYVWFRQGIWLFRKNPLSFLAIFFTYLFSMMLVAHVPVVGSALWLMLAPGLSVGFMSACRDVIAGKHVLPLALFTGFRAHGGAVARQLLQLGLIYLVLVTASLFLTSLIDGGSLLKTVVSEAKPDDDVASSGMFLSSIALGFVFYVPTMMLFWFAPLLTAWHRVPPVKAMFFSFVACWRNRGAFLVYLATWLAVLMGVSLVLGFVLSAFGLTSGALTALLPVSVILWTMIYCSFYATYRGCFGVEQPTGPPPTE from the coding sequence ATGCGACTAATCGAGGCACCCACAAAATCCGGCTATGTCTGGTTCCGCCAAGGCATCTGGCTATTCCGCAAGAACCCGCTGAGCTTCCTGGCGATCTTCTTCACCTATTTGTTCTCGATGATGCTCGTCGCGCATGTGCCGGTAGTCGGCTCCGCGCTGTGGCTAATGCTCGCGCCAGGTTTGTCCGTCGGGTTCATGAGCGCGTGCCGCGACGTGATCGCCGGCAAGCACGTGTTACCGCTCGCGCTGTTTACCGGCTTTCGCGCGCATGGCGGCGCCGTCGCGCGGCAGCTGTTGCAACTCGGGCTAATCTACCTGGTGCTGGTCACCGCGAGCCTGTTCCTGACGTCACTGATCGACGGCGGTTCGCTGCTGAAAACCGTCGTCAGCGAGGCAAAGCCGGATGACGACGTCGCCTCCAGCGGCATGTTCCTTTCCAGTATCGCGCTCGGCTTCGTATTTTACGTGCCCACAATGATGCTGTTTTGGTTCGCGCCGCTGCTGACCGCCTGGCATCGCGTGCCGCCCGTCAAGGCGATGTTCTTCAGCTTCGTGGCCTGCTGGCGCAACCGCGGCGCGTTCCTCGTCTACCTGGCCACGTGGCTTGCGGTCCTGATGGGTGTGTCGCTGGTGCTCGGTTTCGTGCTGAGCGCGTTCGGCCTGACAAGCGGCGCGTTGACCGCGCTGTTGCCCGTCAGCGTAATCCTGTGGACAATGATCTATTGCTCGTTCTACGCAACCTATCGCGGCTGTTTCGGCGTCGAGCAGCCCACTGGTCCGCCGCCGACCGAGTAA
- a CDS encoding homoserine kinase, which translates to MAVFTAVPEAQLAAWVQHYAIGEIIDFRGITSGIENSNFFLTTTTGEYVLTIFEKLAAHELPFYLELMRHLAAHHVPVPDPMRRDDGALFGMLMDKPAAIVTRLEGSPRLAPQVTHCTEVGHMLARMHVAGRDFPMHQPNLRGLSWWRDNIPAVLPYVTDAQHRLLVSELAYHQAFFASSGYAALPGGPCHCDLFRDNVLFASCDGRDTLGGFFDFYFAGCDKWLFDVAVTVNDWCIDLDTGRLDDARTQALLRAYQTVRPFTPTETQHWRDMLRAGALRFWLSRLYDFYLPRDAHLLKPHDPAHFERVLRERIGADALPWV; encoded by the coding sequence ATGGCCGTTTTCACCGCCGTCCCCGAAGCCCAGCTCGCCGCCTGGGTTCAGCACTACGCAATAGGCGAGATCATCGATTTCCGCGGCATTACGTCTGGAATCGAAAACAGCAATTTTTTCTTGACGACAACCACTGGCGAGTACGTGCTGACGATCTTCGAAAAGCTCGCCGCGCACGAGTTGCCGTTCTACCTGGAATTGATGCGGCATCTAGCAGCGCATCACGTGCCGGTGCCCGACCCGATGCGCCGCGACGACGGCGCGTTGTTCGGCATGCTGATGGATAAGCCCGCCGCGATCGTGACGCGGCTGGAAGGCTCGCCGCGGCTGGCGCCGCAGGTCACACACTGCACCGAAGTCGGACACATGCTGGCGCGGATGCATGTTGCCGGACGCGATTTTCCGATGCACCAGCCGAATTTGCGCGGCCTATCCTGGTGGCGAGACAATATCCCGGCGGTGTTGCCCTACGTGACCGATGCGCAGCACCGATTGCTGGTCAGCGAATTGGCGTATCATCAGGCGTTCTTCGCGTCGTCCGGCTACGCGGCGCTGCCCGGCGGGCCATGCCACTGCGATCTGTTCCGCGATAACGTGCTGTTCGCGTCGTGCGACGGACGTGACACGCTCGGCGGCTTCTTCGACTTCTATTTCGCCGGCTGCGACAAGTGGCTGTTCGATGTCGCCGTGACCGTCAACGACTGGTGCATCGACCTGGACACCGGTCGCCTGGATGATGCGCGGACACAGGCATTGCTGCGCGCGTACCAGACCGTACGGCCGTTCACGCCGACCGAGACACAGCATTGGCGCGACATGCTGCGTGCCGGTGCGTTGCGCTTCTGGCTATCCCGGCTCTATGACTTTTACTTGCCACGCGACGCTCACCTGCTCAAGCCGCACGACCCCGCTCATTTCGAGCGTGTGTTGCGCGAGCGTATCGGCGCAGACGCGTTACCGTGGGTTTGA
- a CDS encoding AMP nucleosidase, which produces MNMINASATFCTEAFDDPAAAVERLSAIYAASSASLRDAFEQYRRGERIEARIRACYPFVRIRTNVNTHIDSRHSYGFVAGPGVYETTVTRPDLFADYYREQLRLLVKNHEASIEIGVSQQPIPIHFAFAEGIYLEGELDVDRLRQMRDIFDTPDLSLLDDRIVNGTYETPPGEPHPLALFTAARVDFSLHRLRHYTATSPAHFQNYVLYTNYQFYIDQFVKLGRSLMARADDARERAYRSEYVAFVEPGDVITYNANLGEQPEQGLPVARMPQMPAYHLKRADGSGITMINIGVGPSNAKTITDHVAVLRPHAWIMLGHCAGLRNTQRLGDYVLAHGYVREDHVLDDDLPLWVPVPALAEVQVALERAVAQVTRLEGAELKRVMRTGTVATTDNRNWELRDHHEPVLRLSQSRAVALDMESATIAANGFRFRVPYGTLLCVSDKPLHGELKLPGMADRFYRAQVDQHLQIGVKAMELLRTNGLDQLHSRKLRSFAEVAFQ; this is translated from the coding sequence ATGAATATGATCAACGCGTCTGCTACGTTTTGCACCGAAGCCTTCGACGATCCCGCCGCGGCCGTCGAGCGGCTGTCCGCCATTTATGCTGCCAGCAGTGCGTCGCTGCGCGATGCATTCGAACAGTATCGGCGTGGTGAGCGCATCGAGGCACGTATCCGCGCCTGTTATCCGTTCGTGCGGATCCGCACGAACGTCAATACGCATATCGATTCACGCCACTCGTATGGCTTCGTCGCGGGCCCCGGCGTCTATGAAACCACAGTAACCCGGCCAGACTTGTTCGCCGACTACTATCGCGAACAACTGAGACTGCTCGTGAAGAACCATGAGGCGTCGATCGAGATCGGGGTGTCGCAGCAGCCCATACCGATCCACTTTGCGTTTGCGGAAGGCATCTACTTGGAGGGCGAGCTAGACGTGGACCGCCTGCGGCAGATGCGCGACATCTTCGATACGCCGGATTTGTCGCTGTTGGATGACCGTATTGTCAACGGCACGTACGAGACGCCGCCTGGCGAACCGCACCCGCTGGCCCTATTCACAGCGGCGCGAGTGGACTTTTCGTTGCACCGGCTGCGTCACTATACGGCGACGTCGCCGGCTCACTTTCAGAATTACGTGCTGTATACGAATTACCAGTTCTACATCGACCAGTTCGTCAAGCTTGGCCGTTCATTAATGGCGCGTGCCGACGATGCGCGTGAGCGCGCGTATCGCAGCGAATACGTCGCGTTTGTCGAGCCCGGCGACGTGATCACATACAACGCGAACCTGGGGGAGCAGCCGGAACAGGGGCTGCCGGTGGCGCGCATGCCGCAGATGCCTGCGTACCACTTGAAGCGCGCCGACGGCAGCGGCATTACGATGATTAATATCGGCGTGGGGCCGTCCAATGCGAAGACGATCACTGATCACGTCGCGGTGCTGCGCCCGCACGCGTGGATCATGCTCGGGCACTGCGCCGGCTTGCGCAATACGCAGCGGCTCGGGGACTACGTACTCGCGCATGGCTATGTGCGCGAGGACCACGTGCTCGACGACGACTTGCCGCTGTGGGTACCAGTGCCCGCGTTGGCCGAGGTGCAGGTGGCACTGGAGCGAGCTGTCGCACAGGTCACGCGGCTCGAGGGCGCCGAGCTTAAGCGCGTGATGCGCACCGGCACGGTCGCCACCACGGATAATCGCAACTGGGAACTGCGCGATCATCACGAACCGGTGCTGCGGCTGTCGCAGAGCCGGGCAGTCGCGCTCGACATGGAGAGCGCGACGATCGCGGCGAATGGCTTTCGCTTCCGCGTGCCGTATGGCACGTTGCTGTGCGTGTCTGACAAGCCGCTGCACGGCGAACTGAAGTTGCCGGGCATGGCGGATCGGTTCTACCGTGCGCAGGTGGACCAGCACCTGCAGATCGGCGTGAAGGCGATGGAGTTGCTGCGCACCAACGGACTGGACCAGCTGCACAGCCGCAAGCTGCGCAGCTTTGCTGAGGTGGCATTTCAGTAG
- a CDS encoding tyrosine-type recombinase/integrase, whose product MYEKLAKYTRASDSSRSAANTMPALIDDWVQKKLPDYAPKTRSNYAKMLSLIRQEFGPQWLIEDVRPADVARFLDKHFHDKPNSSNKYKALLSLIFMHAIRKGLRDRNPAREIGAAKEKKRDRYITDAELEAIRAAIVESGKNLHSSSRSILCLIDLAYQTAQRIGDLLALNWQDVTDEGIYFHPSKTVNSSGVRLLIEMTPELKDTLDLARGGKVTAIGPVICTHKGSRFTYIGAYSGWKRGCQRARKAYEDGCNEKGIAPDPKYLIGLHFHDLRAKALTDLKRLKGAATAQALAGHTTEGMTAHYTKAREVERVSPVPIKRAS is encoded by the coding sequence TTGTACGAGAAACTGGCTAAATATACGCGCGCATCGGACAGTTCGCGGTCAGCAGCCAATACGATGCCTGCTCTAATCGACGATTGGGTGCAAAAGAAGCTTCCTGACTATGCCCCAAAGACACGCTCAAATTATGCCAAGATGCTCAGTCTGATTCGCCAGGAATTTGGCCCTCAATGGCTAATTGAGGACGTGCGCCCTGCAGATGTCGCGCGCTTTCTCGACAAGCACTTTCACGACAAGCCGAACAGCAGCAACAAGTACAAAGCGTTGTTGTCGTTGATCTTCATGCACGCCATTCGGAAAGGATTACGCGATCGGAACCCAGCCCGAGAAATTGGCGCAGCCAAAGAAAAAAAGCGCGATCGGTACATTACAGACGCTGAACTGGAAGCAATCAGAGCCGCCATTGTCGAGTCAGGGAAGAACCTGCATTCCTCTTCTCGTTCCATTCTTTGCTTGATTGATCTGGCTTACCAAACCGCCCAGCGGATTGGCGACTTGCTTGCGCTCAACTGGCAGGATGTCACTGACGAAGGGATCTATTTTCATCCCAGCAAAACGGTCAATAGTAGTGGCGTGCGATTACTCATCGAAATGACACCCGAGTTGAAGGACACGCTCGATCTAGCACGTGGTGGAAAGGTTACGGCCATTGGACCAGTCATCTGCACACACAAAGGCAGTCGCTTCACCTATATTGGGGCTTATTCTGGCTGGAAACGCGGCTGTCAACGCGCGAGAAAAGCTTACGAGGACGGCTGCAATGAAAAAGGGATCGCACCCGATCCGAAATATCTGATTGGACTGCATTTCCACGATCTGCGGGCCAAGGCATTAACCGACCTGAAACGCCTGAAAGGTGCCGCAACAGCCCAGGCGCTGGCCGGCCACACGACCGAAGGAATGACGGCACACTACACAAAAGCTCGGGAGGTCGAACGTGTTTCGCCCGTGCCGATCAAGCGTGCAAGTTAG
- a CDS encoding DUF4224 domain-containing protein yields MDSLTLTEQEIIEATGYRQPCRQLTALQKAGIPADRRPDGSVRVWRHHITGIAQPSKQRKRPQLTSDMGAIV; encoded by the coding sequence ATGGACTCACTGACCCTTACCGAACAAGAAATCATTGAAGCCACCGGCTACCGTCAGCCGTGCCGGCAACTTACCGCGCTACAGAAAGCGGGTATCCCGGCCGATCGGCGCCCCGATGGCAGTGTGCGCGTTTGGCGCCACCATATAACCGGCATCGCACAGCCAAGCAAGCAACGCAAGCGTCCGCAATTGACATCCGATATGGGAGCTATAGTGTGA
- a CDS encoding siphovirus Gp157 family protein, producing MSDLTLYQIANEYRHAADRLVELDLDEQTVADTLESISGEFITKAQNIAFLIRNLETSAEQIQVAIEEMQMRAQKYANRAERIRAYLLQNMLMSGVQKLECPYLKLTVRENPAKVVIDDERQVPMAYMTDPPPPQPKPDKKLIAQAIKDGSGVPGCRLEHSQRLEIKP from the coding sequence GTGAGTGACCTGACCTTATACCAAATTGCCAATGAGTATCGACATGCGGCCGATAGATTGGTGGAACTTGATCTCGATGAGCAAACCGTAGCAGACACGCTTGAATCAATCAGCGGGGAATTCATTACTAAAGCTCAAAACATTGCGTTCTTGATTCGCAACCTTGAAACGTCGGCCGAACAGATTCAAGTTGCAATTGAAGAAATGCAGATGCGCGCGCAAAAATACGCAAATCGTGCAGAGCGAATCAGAGCATATCTGCTGCAAAACATGCTGATGAGCGGCGTGCAAAAGCTTGAATGTCCGTACCTCAAGCTTACCGTGCGTGAGAATCCTGCCAAGGTCGTCATCGATGACGAGCGCCAAGTTCCAATGGCGTACATGACAGACCCGCCACCTCCACAACCAAAGCCAGACAAAAAGTTGATCGCACAGGCAATCAAAGACGGGAGCGGCGTGCCGGGCTGTCGGCTCGAACACAGCCAACGCCTCGAAATCAAGCCGTAA
- a CDS encoding AAA family ATPase, whose protein sequence is MSIATLILGQSGTGKSTALCKMDPAHTLLIQTIRKPLPFRAAGWTYHTKDKAGNIFVSDQSQKIVTVMQHTRRKVIVLDDFQYMLANEFMRRSDERGFDKFTEIGRHAWDVLCAAGTLPDDVRVYVLSHTEEDQSGTTKIKTIGKMLDEKITIEGMFTIVLRTDVTDGEYTFTTRNNGRDTVKSPMGLFESDRIPNDLSAVDHAITAFYELTETA, encoded by the coding sequence ATGAGCATCGCAACGCTGATTCTCGGTCAGAGCGGAACCGGAAAGTCTACCGCCCTCTGCAAGATGGACCCAGCACACACCCTGTTGATTCAGACCATCCGTAAGCCGCTGCCTTTTCGCGCAGCAGGATGGACTTATCACACGAAGGACAAGGCGGGCAACATCTTCGTGTCGGATCAATCCCAAAAGATTGTCACGGTCATGCAGCACACCAGGCGCAAGGTCATTGTGCTGGACGACTTCCAGTACATGCTCGCCAACGAATTCATGCGCCGCAGCGACGAACGTGGATTTGACAAGTTTACCGAAATTGGCCGCCACGCATGGGACGTGCTTTGCGCTGCTGGCACGCTGCCCGATGACGTGCGCGTTTATGTGCTCAGCCACACCGAAGAAGATCAGTCAGGCACCACGAAGATCAAGACGATCGGAAAGATGTTAGACGAGAAGATCACGATCGAAGGGATGTTCACCATCGTGCTGCGCACCGACGTGACCGATGGCGAATACACCTTCACCACGCGTAACAACGGACGTGACACCGTTAAAAGTCCGATGGGATTGTTCGAATCGGACCGTATTCCGAATGACCTGTCGGCGGTCGATCACGCCATCACCGCCTTCTATGAACTGACCGAAACCGCCTGA
- a CDS encoding coiled-coil domain-containing protein, which yields MTAIAFDTLKFANRLKTAGVPPAQAEAEAEVFADIFEANLNQLVTKADLHAELEKLESRLDVHMDRHLTDLETKIDKRFAEMDRRLAVLDAKVDKGFAEVKSELDKRFAEVRGDLDKRFAEAKGEALLLKWMLGVTVASTTSLLIRSFF from the coding sequence ATGACCGCCATCGCCTTTGACACACTGAAATTTGCTAACCGGCTCAAGACGGCCGGTGTGCCACCCGCACAGGCTGAAGCGGAGGCCGAGGTGTTTGCGGATATCTTCGAAGCCAACCTCAACCAGCTTGTGACTAAAGCAGACCTGCACGCTGAGCTGGAAAAACTTGAGAGCCGCCTGGATGTCCACATGGACAGGCATTTGACTGACTTGGAAACCAAGATAGACAAGCGCTTTGCCGAGATGGATAGACGTTTGGCCGTTTTGGATGCCAAGGTGGACAAGGGATTCGCGGAGGTCAAGAGCGAGCTTGATAAAAGGTTCGCGGAAGTCAGGGGCGACCTTGATAAGAGGTTTGCGGAAGCCAAAGGCGAAGCGTTGCTCCTCAAATGGATGCTCGGTGTGACGGTTGCTAGCACGACATCTCTCCTAATCAGATCGTTTTTCTGA
- a CDS encoding helix-turn-helix domain-containing protein, which translates to MKTIAEIRRSNLLLAIERMNGSQTQLAEAAGVSPAYLSQVKTAQPNSKTGRQRSMGDDIARRIEKAIGEAEGWMDQSHDDDFVNPQVAEANQPLVFGSARERRARLLAETLLNISGGMRDTIERLIEIDQVGGAQREMVIAGVNYILRSQRGAPSVGQSKKKTK; encoded by the coding sequence ATGAAGACGATTGCAGAGATTAGGCGGAGCAACCTGTTGCTGGCGATTGAGCGCATGAACGGCTCACAGACGCAGCTTGCGGAGGCCGCAGGTGTATCACCTGCCTACTTAAGTCAAGTAAAGACAGCACAGCCGAACAGCAAGACGGGGCGACAACGCTCAATGGGAGATGACATAGCGCGGCGCATAGAGAAAGCCATCGGAGAAGCGGAAGGATGGATGGACCAATCACATGATGATGATTTTGTCAACCCCCAGGTTGCAGAAGCGAATCAACCACTTGTGTTTGGTTCAGCCCGTGAGCGTCGAGCTAGGTTACTTGCCGAAACTCTTTTGAATATCTCGGGGGGTATGCGGGATACGATCGAACGCCTGATTGAAATTGACCAAGTAGGAGGCGCACAACGTGAGATGGTGATTGCTGGCGTAAACTATATCCTACGCTCGCAGCGGGGCGCCCCAAGCGTTGGGCAGTCGAAAAAAAAGACAAAGTAA
- a CDS encoding transcriptional regulator, with protein sequence MDFKAYLFEKRGRLADLSRKIGAHASDVSRWASGYRPIPVQFGWPIERETGGLVTREELFPDKWREIWPELAVKTINRKMP encoded by the coding sequence GTGGATTTTAAAGCATACCTTTTTGAGAAGCGCGGTCGCCTAGCCGATCTCAGCCGAAAAATCGGCGCTCATGCCTCTGACGTTAGTCGGTGGGCTTCAGGCTATCGACCTATACCTGTTCAGTTTGGGTGGCCGATTGAGCGCGAGACTGGGGGCCTCGTTACACGCGAAGAATTATTCCCCGACAAGTGGCGAGAAATTTGGCCTGAACTTGCAGTAAAAACCATCAATAGAAAGATGCCGTGA
- a CDS encoding type II toxin-antitoxin system RelE family toxin: MGAFWKYRVGDCRIIANIEDGTLRILVVRIGNRREVYR, from the coding sequence TTGGGGGCTTTCTGGAAATACCGTGTCGGGGATTGCAGAATTATTGCTAATATCGAGGACGGTACTTTGCGCATTCTCGTTGTGCGAATCGGAAACCGCCGCGAGGTGTACCGATGA
- a CDS encoding DUF6290 family protein, with protein sequence MALSIRLPSDVEAWLKNLAELTGRTKSFYITEAICEHLDDLEDLYLAERELEAIRAGKSDTAPLEQVMKHYGMXXXIIEPGTQES encoded by the coding sequence ATGGCCCTTTCAATTCGACTGCCTAGCGATGTGGAAGCCTGGTTGAAGAACCTGGCCGAACTGACCGGGCGCACCAAGAGCTTTTACATCACCGAGGCGATTTGCGAACATCTCGACGACCTTGAGGATTTGTACTTGGCCGAGCGTGAGCTTGAAGCGATCCGCGCGGGAAAATCTGATACCGCACCGCTCGAACAAGTAATGAAACACTATGGCATGGWRGRKKGAATTATCGAGCCTGGCACGCAAGAATCTTAA
- a CDS encoding type II toxin-antitoxin system HicB family antitoxin, with the protein MLYPLYVHVGDAKHAHGVTFPDFPGCFAAADNWTELPVAVQEAVEAHFDGDEGSIPEPSPLEALTQHPEYKGGVWMLFDIDLSKINAKAVRLNISLPERLVQKIDSAAQERKLSRSAFLALAAEHEMQNGERQSMHPPCRPRSPIRCRCINRMNQS; encoded by the coding sequence ATGCTCTACCCACTCTATGTCCATGTGGGCGACGCCAAGCATGCCCATGGTGTCACATTCCCGGATTTCCCCGGCTGCTTCGCTGCGGCAGACAACTGGACCGAGCTGCCAGTTGCTGTCCAAGAAGCGGTCGAAGCGCATTTCGACGGCGATGAAGGCTCGATTCCAGAGCCCTCGCCACTCGAAGCGCTGACGCAACATCCCGAATACAAGGGGGGCGTTTGGATGTTATTCGACATCGATCTTTCCAAAATCAACGCAAAGGCGGTGCGGCTCAATATCAGCTTACCCGAGCGCTTGGTGCAAAAAATTGATTCCGCGGCACAAGAACGGAAGCTGTCGCGCTCTGCTTTCCTCGCACTTGCGGCAGAGCACGAGATGCAGAATGGCGAGCGCCAATCCATGCATCCGCCGTGTCGTCCCCGATCGCCAATCCGCTGCCGCTGCATCAACAGAATGAACCAAAGTTAA
- a CDS encoding DUF5681 domain-containing protein, producing the protein MTLNSTRTARKQRGKPFAKGQTGNPKGRPKRTQEELDLIAACKAKTLDALEVIESIMVGGDNERNRLSAALAIIERGYGKPVQGVELGGTGGGPIQSINMPPDKFWEIAKTIADEI; encoded by the coding sequence ATGACCCTTAACAGCACAAGAACAGCAAGAAAACAGCGAGGCAAGCCGTTTGCCAAAGGGCAAACAGGCAACCCGAAAGGCCGCCCTAAACGCACGCAGGAGGAATTGGACTTGATCGCCGCGTGCAAGGCCAAGACGCTTGATGCGCTTGAGGTAATCGAGTCAATCATGGTGGGTGGCGATAACGAGCGCAACCGGCTATCGGCTGCACTGGCGATCATCGAGCGGGGTTATGGCAAGCCGGTACAAGGTGTGGAACTAGGGGGCACGGGCGGCGGGCCGATTCAAAGCATAAACATGCCTCCAGATAAATTCTGGGAGATTGCCAAGACCATCGCCGATGAGATTTGA
- the terL gene encoding phage terminase large subunit, whose protein sequence is MHPFSPDEHFAAAKMAQADLYFFSRWMFYQRRRYKWLRGPHHKAICDALMRVFFGKVNRLIINVPPRYSKTELAVVNFIAWTLGQVPDAEFIHASYAAPLAANNSANVRSLVQHEAYQQVFPACRLASDSKSHWITTEGGVMYAAGAGGTITGFGAGKHREGFGGAIIIDDPHKPDEAKSDVIRQGVIDWFQNTLESRKNSKDTPIILIMQRLHERDLAGWLLDGGNGESWEHVCLPAIQDDGTALWPEKHTIDDLRRMEQAAPYVFAGQYLQRPSPPDGGLIKPDAITTIDALPAGTIKWVRGWDLAATIDGDYTAGAKLGKLEDGRFVIADVVRLRCGPDERDAALTNTAARDGKSVRISLPQDPGQAGKTQALYLTRKLAGYAVTTSPESGDKATRAEPLAAQINVGNVLMLRGPWNDALLNEMRLFPNGTHDDQVDACSRAFAEIMVHKRGFFDLD, encoded by the coding sequence ATGCATCCATTCAGCCCGGACGAACACTTCGCGGCTGCAAAGATGGCACAAGCGGACTTGTACTTCTTCTCGCGCTGGATGTTCTATCAGCGCCGCCGGTACAAGTGGCTGCGCGGCCCGCACCACAAAGCAATCTGCGATGCGCTGATGCGTGTCTTTTTCGGTAAGGTCAACCGGCTGATCATCAACGTACCGCCCCGATATTCAAAAACTGAACTCGCGGTAGTCAACTTTATCGCTTGGACACTCGGACAGGTACCCGATGCCGAGTTCATCCACGCGAGCTACGCTGCACCACTGGCCGCGAATAACAGCGCCAACGTGCGCTCGCTCGTGCAACACGAGGCTTACCAGCAGGTTTTCCCAGCCTGCCGCTTAGCTTCGGACTCGAAAAGCCACTGGATTACCACCGAGGGTGGCGTGATGTACGCCGCTGGTGCCGGGGGTACGATTACTGGCTTTGGTGCGGGCAAGCACCGCGAGGGCTTTGGCGGCGCGATCATCATTGATGACCCGCACAAGCCCGACGAAGCCAAGAGCGATGTCATTCGACAGGGCGTCATCGATTGGTTTCAGAACACGCTGGAGAGCCGCAAGAACAGCAAGGACACACCGATCATCCTGATCATGCAGCGCCTTCATGAGCGCGACCTGGCAGGCTGGTTACTCGATGGTGGCAACGGAGAATCGTGGGAGCACGTTTGTTTGCCTGCAATTCAAGACGATGGCACGGCGCTATGGCCGGAGAAACATACCATTGATGATCTGAGACGGATGGAGCAAGCTGCTCCCTATGTGTTTGCAGGGCAATACCTGCAACGCCCATCTCCACCGGATGGTGGCCTCATCAAGCCGGACGCAATCACGACAATCGACGCGCTACCTGCGGGCACGATCAAATGGGTGCGCGGCTGGGATTTGGCCGCGACCATCGACGGCGACTATACGGCGGGCGCGAAGCTGGGCAAGCTGGAGGATGGCCGCTTTGTCATTGCTGACGTGGTGAGGTTGCGCTGCGGTCCCGACGAGCGGGACGCGGCACTGACGAACACAGCCGCTCGCGATGGCAAATCGGTGCGCATTAGCCTGCCGCAAGACCCGGGTCAGGCCGGCAAGACTCAGGCGCTATACCTGACCCGCAAGCTGGCGGGCTACGCGGTCACCACCTCGCCAGAATCCGGCGACAAGGCGACACGGGCTGAACCGCTGGCCGCGCAGATCAACGTCGGTAATGTGCTTATGCTGCGCGGTCCGTGGAACGACGCCTTGCTTAACGAAATGCGACTGTTCCCGAATGGCACGCATGATGACCAGGTCGATGCGTGCTCACGCGCGTTCGCTGAAATCATGGTGCACAAGCGCGGCTTCTTCGATTTGGATTAA